The sequence CCGCCGTGTGCAGCCGGGCCACCCGGGGATCGGCCCGCAGGTGGTACGCCAGCTCGTCCAGCGCCGGCGGCTCGTCGTCGACCGCCAGCACCCGGAGGAACCCCGCCGTCGCGTTCACGGTCACGATCCCGCCCGTACGCCGGGATGGAACTTCGGCACCCGCAGGCTCACCTTCGTACCCGAGCCGGGGCCGGTCTCGACGACCAGGCCGAACCGGTCCCCGAAGACCGACCGGAGCCGCTCGTCGACGTTGGAGAGGCCGACGTGCTGGCCGGTGTCGTCGGTCGGGTCGCTGCCGGCGCGGGCCAGCTCCGCGATCCCCGCGGTCAGCGTGGCCGGATCCATGCCCACTCCGTCGTCCTCCACCGTGATGTGACACTCGGCGCCCTCGTCCCGGGCCTCGATGCTCACCATGCCGGTGCCGGGCTTGCGGGACAACCCGTGCCGCACGGCGTTCTCCACCAGCGGCTGGAGGCAGAGGAACGGCAGCGTCACCGGCAGCACCTCCGGGGCGATCTGCAACCGCACCTGCAACCGGTCGCCGAACCGGGCCCGCTCGATGGTCAGGTAGCGGTCGATCGAGCGCAGCTCCTCGGCCAGCGTGGTGAACTCGCCGTGCGCCCGGAACGAGTACCGGGTGAACTCGGCGAACTCCAGGATCAGCTCCCGGGCCCGCTCCGGGTCGGTGCGGACGAACGAGCCGATCGCGGTCAGCGCGTTGTAGATGAAGTGCGGGCTGATCTGGGCGCGCAGCGCCCGGATCTCCGCCCGGGCCAGCCGCTCCCGGGACGAGTCCAGCTCGGCCAGGGCGAGCTGGTTGCCGGCCCAGTGTGCGGTCTCCAGGGTGGCCTGCACCAGCCCGGGCGCGGGTGGGGCGTCGGCGATCGCCACCAGCGCCCCGACCACCCGGCCCTGCGCGCTCAGCGGCGCGAGCACCGCCCCGCGTACCGGGCAGTCGACCCGGTCGCAGTGCAGCTCCGACTCGCCGAGCACCGTCGACCGGCCCGCCTCCACCGTCCGCCGGGCCGCCGCGAGCAGCTGGTCGCCGTGGTGGCCGCCGCGCCCGTCCAGGGCGAGCAGCGCGTCGGAGTCGGTGAGCGCCAGCCCGGCCGCCCCCACCAGGGCCCGCAGGTGACGTACGGCCTTCGCCGCGCCCGCCGGGGTCAGGCCGGTACGCAGCGGTTCGGCGGCCAGGCCGGCGGTGTGCAGCACCTCGTAGGTGGCCCGCTGGGTGGCGGTGGCGATGCCCCGCCGGCCGCGTAGCCGCAGCACCGCCCAGAGCGCGGCGGCCAGCGCCGTGACCAGCGAGACGACGCCGACGACGGCGGAGAGGTTGCCATCCACGCAGCGATCCTTGCCGGTGCGGGCCGCTACGCCAAGCCCCGGCCGGGCGTCTCCGGCGGCCGAGCCGCTAGTGCAGTGTCCACAAACGTTGG comes from Micromonospora purpureochromogenes and encodes:
- a CDS encoding sensor histidine kinase, whose protein sequence is MDGNLSAVVGVVSLVTALAAALWAVLRLRGRRGIATATQRATYEVLHTAGLAAEPLRTGLTPAGAAKAVRHLRALVGAAGLALTDSDALLALDGRGGHHGDQLLAAARRTVEAGRSTVLGESELHCDRVDCPVRGAVLAPLSAQGRVVGALVAIADAPPAPGLVQATLETAHWAGNQLALAELDSSRERLARAEIRALRAQISPHFIYNALTAIGSFVRTDPERARELILEFAEFTRYSFRAHGEFTTLAEELRSIDRYLTIERARFGDRLQVRLQIAPEVLPVTLPFLCLQPLVENAVRHGLSRKPGTGMVSIEARDEGAECHITVEDDGVGMDPATLTAGIAELARAGSDPTDDTGQHVGLSNVDERLRSVFGDRFGLVVETGPGSGTKVSLRVPKFHPGVRAGS